DNA from Tachypleus tridentatus isolate NWPU-2018 chromosome 8, ASM421037v1, whole genome shotgun sequence:
aactcacgagttctgaggcacacatttcgcagcaacgcggtgcatcttcaatttttcggtcaaaatctcgtaacaagatccaaatgatatcccacactcttcagcaagctccctgacagtcagacgtcgatttgctcgcaccagggtgttgattttgtcgacgtgtgggtcgtcagttgacgtggaagaacgtccaggacgctcatcatcttcaatggactgtcgaccatttttaaaacgttcatgccacttgaaacatgccgtacgcttcatagcaacatcaccgtaagccgtgttaagcatagcaaaagtttcagtcgcagagtttccaagtttaacacaaaagttcacagagtcgttgctccttcaggtcattcattctgaaatccgccaaacgaaaaaactcgcacttcacttaaaaccgcgtagctaatacacaaatgaagatatctgcaatcgggaaatggtgtcgtaatcagctgatctgtgcaaacctagcgacaccaagcggattcacctggaaccaactggagccgcgcatttcaaacagtccgcatattttttgaacagccctcgtatatatgtgtgtgtatcagATTTACAATGTAACCTCCATTAAGCTGATACTTTTAAGTATGGTAAGTATGAACGGTTAGCAAGAAATTGTTTTGAAAGTTAGGATATAAATGAACATACAGCATGGTTTAATTGTGAAATCAGAAGCTACATAGCCCCAAACTGCAGAAGCACACAGCAGGTTGAACACAGAAAAAACCAAAAGGCTGGAATTTTCGGAGGAAAGTTCTTCTAGATGTAATAATAGTCCTACTCTCGTAGTAGAAGTGAAAAAACCTTAATCTCTATCAGGGACAACAGAGCAAAATCAGAGGTAGTTTCAACAGTACAGAAGAAAAGATTGAGTGTCtataatattaatgaatttttACAGTAGATTTAGTAAAAATGGGTTAAAACAGGTGCTCGATCTACATTGCTAAATGCACAGTTTGTACATAAAAATCTGATATTGTTGAATAATGTTTGTAAGGATATTTTATATTCCATAACAGGACATCCTGTCAAGACAATAAGTAAATATAGTGTTCAAATAGGAATAAGACATTTGGAGATAAAACACTCGTCGTACATCTGTAAGCACATAGATCTGGAAACAGATGCTAATATAGAGCAAGATATTTTAAGGGATTATGACACTGAAATATCCTTTATCTAGATTAAGCTAcgcataaaaataaagattttaagttTCTGAGGAATTGAACCTTTAAGGTTTTGTGCAGAAGTTGGCATAAATAACTCGTTACCGCTGAGTGAAGCTAATAGTCAGATGCctaatgttaatattagaaagtCTAAAAATAACATGTCAAAATACAAGAACAGTCATCTCCCAAAGGGTATCGATACATGACAAGACTGGAGAGGTGAGGATAacacatgttaaaatataaatcttgttAATAAGAATGCATGAAGTTCTGAGCCTAACAGAAGTGATAGTTGTGATACTACTAAGAAAACGAAGAGTAAAataagtgttaataaagtatacaaaGCAGAATAAGATAGAAAATAGagctttaaaacagaaaaataataatccaAACCCCTCAGATGAGTCTACATTTATAAATACCATAAGAAACAGATCATCCCAACAGGactgtttgaaaaaataaaaagagtacCTATGAGTAACTGAAGTACCTGCAAGAAGTCAATTCATTGTTGAATCTAAGGTAGGTTGACTTTAAGTATAATGAAGAAGtgttattgtaaagaaatattagCTGTGGCAGGATAGCATAAGGTCAGGGACACTAATAGATAAATAGTAAGATAGATTTTCGAATTATTTAAGTTAAGAGACAAATTAGTGTTGAATGACAACAAGCTCATAGCAAAGACACCTTATTGAGTGCTAGAGAAACATATGGTTGAATTAAAGGAGTGTATAAGAGAACCAGAAGTAAAAGAGGATGGTAGCAATCCTTATGAATCTCCAGTTGTATTAATTCCTGAGAAGGATGGAAAATTAAGGTTCAGTGTGGATTTTAGGAAAGTGAATGGAGTAACAGTCAAATACATTTATCCGTTATCACATATCCAAGAGACATTAAATAGGCTAGATAATAGTAAGTACTTTTCATCTGTGAATTTACAAAGTGGGTATTAGCAGGTAGAAATAGAAGACGAAGATAAGGCAAAAACTATTTTCATATCACCTTCAGGTAAATATAAGATTATTTGAATGCCCTCTGGTTTATGTAATGCTCTTTTAATATTACAGAgattaatatatgttattttattagagTTGCAATAATAGAAATGTTTTTGCTGTTCAGACGATGTTATAGTGTTTGTTGCAAGTTTTGAAGAACACTTTAAAAGGTTAAGGCATGTATTTGATAGACTATGAGAAGCAAACGTAATGTTTAAGCAGATGGTGTAAAACCTGACCCTACAAAGTTAGAggtttattgaaattatttattgcCAAAACAGTAAGAGATATTTGTGCATTTCCAGATTCGTGAGATGTTACAGAAGGTTTATACCACATTTCGCATTGTTCTCTGAGTtaactaataaagaaataaaatttcaaaggACAGATAAAAGAGAGAAAGCATTCGAGAAACTGAGGGATGCTTTATTAAAGCTTCCAAGTTTAAGCTACCCCGACTTCAGCAAATAATTTATCCAAAGCACAGATGTTTCAGGTTTCGGTATAGGTATCGTATTATTACAGtaagatgaaaacagaaaaaaagaacatcCTATAGCATATCAGAGTAGACAGTTAGGAAAGGCTGAGCTAACAAGAAAATTCTCTTCATGACATAGTAAGTGCTTGTGATCAGGAGTTGCGATGAATTTTCtctttttaaagatttaataactttaaaaccgATGAATGAACTTATCCcgattttaaaacaaagaatactgtattttgttcattaaaatattttctgagaaCACTATGAACTTCTTTCAACTAGCTTATGTTTCATGCAGTTATTTGCCTCATAACTAAAACTAATTTGTTCCTTGGCACCTTGACTTTGAATCGCGTaagtttgaaaattgtttttatctgttttattttcacaatggGTAGATATATttagaatgaaactgtaaaacaatATCAAGGTAATTTCTGTTCATTCTTATTGCCTTTGGAATAACAtcgtttttgttaaaaaaaaagctacGTTTCTTAAACTAGTAAAAACTTGTATCCTCTTTGTATCaaatgtgtataataataaaaattataacgttGTAGCTACGTTTAGTTTATTGAATCTAATATATAATGATGCAAGGGTTAGCTGTCCCTATCACAGAACTGATAGTTTAAAGAAAAATCaattagtcaccaccacccaatTCTTCCTCTTCTTATCAACTAAAAGTGGGTTGATCGTCATTCTACAATATATGTAGTATCACGATTCTAATATACGACCCAAAATTGTGATTCGAGCTCTATAACTACCATGCCGTGCCAAGATctattaatattcttattatacTATACTCTCCTATTATACTATATTTTGTTATCAATAGATAGCGCTGTTGCCTTTTTCCTACAAGGTTTTAGAAAGATATCAAAAGGAATTTTGCATTCACAGTTTAGTATCTGTACTTTGTATTTATACCTATGGGTGACTGGAGATAACCTTAataattttgattgtttatttgtaattaagcacaaatctacacaatgggctatctgtactctgcctgtTCAACACGGATACCAAAACCAGATCTTTAATCTGTAACTCcgaaacataccactgtgcctctCGGGCAGGTGAGATTAATTTTGAGCAACTAATCATAGAGAAGACAGCCAGTCAACAACATCCTACCATccacagaaacaaacaataaaggaGTGATTGGTATTTTTATGACGTGTTCACAACTTAAACTGTGAAGAGTATTTCGTGATAACATAGAGATACCAACGAAACCCAAAACCAATTCAGTGGTGGACTGAGCcttatattttaaagaagaaaagtgAAGGTGCGGATATTACTGGCAGATTATTCTCGTCTGGTAAATCTGAAagccaaaacaaagaaaattctcTCATTCAAAGTTCTGGCTTTTCTggctgtttgttttgtatttaacaactcAGTTGATATAGTTTTTGAAATATCGTAAAAACTGAAGTATTTTTTGTGACAGATTAGAAATAGAAAGTTATCTACACGAATAGTTTGTATCTTCATTGCAACTAGTTAGATTATTCaatttttcactaaaaattatatttaaacaactaaaaacttAAGGCTTTTATTAAGGCGtgttgaaaatagaaaaatatggattttttttagtGGAAGCTGACGCacgtttatcaaaatatatattttgaaggaGGATATACGAGCAGTGAGAATTTGTTTAGAACTGCATAAAATATAGATAGAGAACAGATGCAAATTTCAACTTTAacaattctttattttgtatatagGAAATTTAGGAATATGATACTTCGCAACATGcatttctataaaaacaaacaaacaatatcatttgttcgtatgtgaaatattttctttgctcTCACTGGATCAACTGTCCGAGAATTATATTTAGGAGGAGAATGAAACCTTACCGGTCGCACCCTATTTGACCAATTAAACAGCTAAAGCATAAATAATATTGCTTAATCTCACCCAATCAGCATTAACTTCCGGACATTTTTGTCCTCAGCAAATAGATATAAAGAATGCTCATGTTTCAGAATTCAGTAAGGATATGAATAATCGTACATAACTATACTGAGCTCGTAGAAAATTGGGATAAACTGATTTTAGAACAAGTTGATGCACAAACAGTGAACGTGGTGAGAAAAAGGAAATTGATTTAAGACAAAGTTGTCGTCTGGATATCAAATTACTTAATACCCAGATGACAGAAGGTTTTTAATTCTGATTCGTAGACTACTCTATTTCTCGAAGctggataaatatattttttcaaacataaGTCTCACCGATTGTACTACAGCTGTTTAAACCCCCGTAACCTACAGTGATAGTTACTTCACGTTAGAACGACACATATAACTTGCGCCATCCTCTATGATACTAGTAAGTATCAAAACGTATATTTCGTTCAAGatgataattacattttcatCATCTAGCATTTAATATATAACCAACCCCTAAACTTCCAATACCTGCCAGAAATCTCATTACCAGCATAATAATTCTTACGCCCCCACATCCCATAATAAAGACTGTCAGACATATATCACTTACGCCACCCACAGGAAGTCCTCTAAAGATCGTAAATGTGTTGAAAACGATAGCGAAGAAAGGATGGCTGCAAATAATTTAAGgaggaaaaatttaaaaaaatacctgAACCAGAGCTGTCAATCTGTTCCCAGAACGAAATACTAAATTAATGTCTATAAAATTTTCTTCAATttaattcgtttgtttgtttttcatgaaaAGTTGCTATCTACACTGTACCCATAGGAAATATCAGACCtcgaattttattattataagttttcaAACTTGGGACACTGAGGAACTAGAGGTTAGCATTTTTAagggaaacaaaacattcaaccagatgtctaaaaaatactaaaattctgGGCATATCTTTGATCAAGCTTATGAAGGTGTTACTTCTAATCCAAACCATTATTTGCTCAAAGTCTTTTTGTGTGTTCTTTTTATTGTGTAACTGCTGGAACGATTGTCACCAAACCTGAAAAGGATCTCTACGGAGTTCGGTTGGGCCCCAATGCCTTCCTTGTGCGTTAAATGAGTGCGTTATCTATTGTACgaataatgtattttacagtaatttcaatTCTCTATCTTTAACATCAATTAGAACagattataatttgaaaataattcatataaagtATTATCCACTTCATTAATGGTGAAAAAGTATATTTGCTAAACATATACATAATGTCAAACATTtttcatcaatatatatatatatttaatttttaggtgGAGAAAGAGTCTGATTTATCCTAGTGGTTAATGTGATAAACTACGAATTAAAGGACCCAAGATCCGAATCCGTGATATGCTGCTTGTTTCAACTGTAGTCCTGCTATAAAACTCAGTATCATTCCACTTTTTCTGTTAGGGATATCTGTGCAAGTGGAAGGATTCTATTGACTGACAACACACACACCCTCCTCTGAGTAtcagttatatatgtaaaacttgtttctcacttgttttttttttgtacaaaaagtaGTCTCATTTATCccaagagaaataaaaaatatcttttgaaGGCAGtatttcactgtataaatatCAGGATTacgatatatgtatgtatgtatgtatatgtacattttaATGGAAGACACAACTTCAGTTTTGGTTGGTAGACGATTTTATTACATTGATATACATTATGGCGTATAAACGTACGCATAAAAGCCTAAATATTGAACTATTGTTaacaaaggaaaaataaacaatataaaaacacatcatagttgcataattaatatttttatcccACACCCATGAAGCTTTATATTATAGTGTTCAATGCTATTTTCAGACTAATAGAATATTGAAGTGGCTTGAAGGAAGACGTGCTGTAACACACTGAAAGATTTGAATTACGCAAAACTTCAATGTTACATATAGATTTATAaggtgttattttgtgttatacaaaataagtaaatcgAATTTTTTGGCAACGTGATATTGCTGTGGTTTTCCAGCTAGAACGTTGTAATACTTACGCCAAAGAGTTTTTGCTTTTTCTGACACTTTGGTTACCCTCACAACAATTTTTTACTTCCTACTGataattttgtataaactttaagaagcgtttaatatttttctatacgAGATATATCCATTTTCTCAAGGTAATTTCCTGAACACATTTTATCTGacttgaaactaaaaaaaaacaacaaacagtaatcTACTATTTGCTACCAAATATTACTCGTTTCTATAAACTCAAAAAAGTTCCGACAGATAACCCTATTTAACATATAAATTGGCCATCcataaatttctttttatctcCACTAAACATATCCACCGTGTTTTACTCCAGATTTTAGGGATCCTCCTGAGTGCTGGACGTTAAATCGGCCACGGGATCCCGTAAACCCTGAGAAACCACGAGAACTTCCGCCTGTTTGATATTGTCCACCAAATGACTGTTGCTGCTGTGAACTTTGATATCCACCGCCATTTGTTCTCCGTGTATATTGATCTTGTATTCCAGCAGGGGGCTTCTCCACGTTTAGAACAACATCGGCAGGATTGTCAGGGTGTGTACCTGGTTCATTGGTGTGGATTTTAGCATTGAAGCCACCTGGACCAGAAGTATATTCTACGTAACGAAAGAGTCCATTAGCATCAGTATATCCATAACTTCCGTATACGTTCCCGTTTTCATCTCCTTGCTCCTGACGATAATGTGAATTGCCGAATTCATCTTTAGCTTCGTAGTTAAAATCGTAAGGTTGAGGAGGTCCCTATTGAGACACCCATGGAAGacatgttgaatattaaaaagaaCAACTAAGACAATGttgaaacaaacttatataataaaactgataacgTTACAGATACGTTTTGAATTTAGATAAATAATGGGTACTAGCCACCAGAAacgttcatttgttatatgacaAACCTACATCAgagcaaacaaagaaactcaagaaATGAGTTTTCGTCGATAAAAAGTGTTATTCGCAATCTTAGATAAAAAGTTTTTACTGTTCCATCACTTCACAACGCTGTAGTTGCTTTAGAGTAAAGGTAGTGTTTTAGAACTTGGAATTTtagtttacaaataatttatgtttacgaATTTTTATTTTACGTAAAACATTAAGCGACTGAAAAGTACATCTCTGAACAGTTTATGTATAACTTAGAGCGCTACCTTGTCCAATATTTTGAGTAAAGAACACTTTCTCACCTTTAAACATATAGCATACGAATTTTACTTTAGATATTTGAAggcacaaaacaaaaacttattaagtgtttgtaaaatcaaaagctttaattttattttctcttcattTAGATTAAAACGAATCTGAacttaaatcaatatattatgtCTGTACAAAGACACCTTTCTTCAGTTCTATTTGCCAGCTTAAGGTTATAAATTTTCTGACACAATgtatttcattaaagttttttcaatagttaagcacaaaggtacacaatggactatctgtttcTTGCACATCACgtgtattgaaactcggtttatagcgttgtaagtcagcagacataccgctgtcttTGAAGTTTTTGCGTCAATAGTAACTATGATCATTCTTTGTagaatgatattattataaatacattatccACTTACATCGAGCTGGTACCAAGTGTAAAATACTTCTAATCTTACGTTTGTAAATCTGGTAAATAAGTTCACATACTTTTAACAACAAAAGCATGATTCAGTATTATTAGTTCTTAAAATAACATAGATAGTTTTTTTCCTTAGATAGGTAGAATACTCCGAACAGCCACAGTGCAATGttgatttttgttcttatttaccaaatatgaaaatattctataattttgattttttactgCAAAACCAAACATGTTTCTCACTGGATAGTaaatgagaaaaagaaaattttgattgAAAGTAAGCTTAAGAACTTATCTACTGTTTTGTCGCTACATTCttccaattattttaattaattttttctgctttctcaatgtcaaatataatttttgtaatgaagaaagttttacttttttcattttactgttcCGTCTCTCTAGGCTAGTTGTATTAAGCCCATGACGCTGTTTGTTAAACTTCATTAACAATATGCTTCTTTTTCTTTAGCATGacataagtaataaaatcaaagaaagaaaaacaggtAATAAAGACAAAAGCAAATCTACGATGTTGTCTTTGTCAGATTGAAATCTATAGTATGATTGGTCAAAATTAGCGATACAAACTAACGgtacaaacttacaaaattattttgagatCCAAAACTTCCTGACTGCTGATAACCACCCTGTTGGCCAAAAGGCTTCTGTTGCTGACTGAAGAAAGACTGTTGCTGTTGTCCATAACCCTGCTGTTGTCCATAACTCTCTGCCCAAGGTAAGACACAGAGTAGCAATGCTGCAAATGtaatctaataaaataaagacaattgTAGAATTAATTACGTGTGACAAACAATTTTTGTACAATGTGCTTTTCACGAGCTTTCCATGGTCTCTTTCTCCAAACTATATTGGAgtaataatatacttttaatagtcagaaataataacaaacttctgttgaaaatcaataatatttttcttcatatagaattagaatagaaagtatcaaaataaaaaattaagagttTATTTAGCTTTAAAACTATTGTAATTATTAACTGTTAGGGTCTGAATGTAGAATGTTACAAACATTTATGTCGATAAAGTTACAGTTCTTATTGTGGAATATTGGTGATTAAACATCGGTAGTCAGAACGTGATTGTGAAGCGTTACCTAGTAGGTGTTACAAATTAAAATGCAGAGTTGTGCCTTcgattaaattaattttcatattatagaataataattGCTCCAACTGCTATACAACACAGATAGAtcgtaaaacatacatatatttatatattatcattGAGAACGTTTCGGTTTACGCCTAAAATGGTTGTTTCTTACAGGTGtagaaagttgttgttgtttcgaattaggcacaaagctatacaatgagctatctgtgctctgcccaccacgagtatcgaaacccggattttagcgttgggGGCAGGTGGAGGaacataaatatagaatatgCTCAGAAAATCTAAACGCTTAAAAAAATCGTACAATAACCACATATTACTAAACTCTGGTAGGTTTtctattttaaatcattaaaatatttagaatgatCCACGTTTCCATAAACATGTGTTCCTTTTTGTTagaaatttctaaatttataaactttttacgcaaaaacggctcgtttgggctgagaaaacacttttacatagaaggtcgaaacgttgttcgctcttctatgtaaaagtgttttctcagcccaaacgagccgtttttgcatataaattttctcaacaagtgggtttctcgtcatcactgaaactTTTTACGGTTTCACAAATGTAAACCTTATTACTAATTCTCATTTCAATAACATTCAAAGCGCCTGGttaatcaaatttatattaataatgattattttgaaaattattattatcattgctttaatagttatataactatatatggACAGACGAAATGTTCAAGCTTAACCGTAATAGACCAATTATAAATGTATTGCTTTTACACTTTAATTCAGAACATTttacaatcagtgatgtcgagaaaacccacttgtagagaaatatatatgcaaaaatcaatgatcgaagaaggtcgaaacgttgttcgctcttctatgtaaaatattttctcaacccaaacgagccgtttttgcatatatattttacaatcattattattgttcagatattatatagatattaatgtacaataacgatgttttttaaacttacttATCTGATTGTAAACAACAAATATCACTCTGATCTCAAATAACTAAGTATAATGAAGAGTTGGAAGTTCTGTCATTAGACACATTCCAGATGAGGCTTAACATTTCACAAATTTCACCTATAGGTTAACAGTAGCCACAGGTttacatgtaatataataaaGGCACAACAAAATTAGATCTGAATATTCTTCCACAATATGAGCACTATAA
Protein-coding regions in this window:
- the LOC143223529 gene encoding uncharacterized protein LOC143223529 — protein: MKPLITFAALLLCVLPWAESYGQQQGYGQQQQSFFSQQQKPFGQQGGYQQSGSFGSQNNFGPPQPYDFNYEAKDEFGNSHYRQEQGDENGNVYGSYGYTDANGLFRYVEYTSGPGGFNAKIHTNEPGTHPDNPADVVLNVEKPPAGIQDQYTRRTNGGGYQSSQQQQSFGGQYQTGGSSRGFSGFTGSRGRFNVQHSGGSLKSGVKHGGYV